In one Macaca nemestrina isolate mMacNem1 chromosome 2, mMacNem.hap1, whole genome shotgun sequence genomic region, the following are encoded:
- the LOC105480434 gene encoding LOW QUALITY PROTEIN: microtubule nucleation factor SSNA1 (The sequence of the model RefSeq protein was modified relative to this genomic sequence to represent the inferred CDS: inserted 2 bases in 1 codon; deleted 2 bases in 1 codon; substituted 1 base at 1 genomic stop codon) — MLTQQGVALQKYNNMLVKFVEELCQKXRQIQQEEDEXQQLQNEVRQLTEKLAYISENLTYKTAFLSKKFYQTIAETEAIYLKMLESSQTLLSVLKREAGNLTKATASDHKSSGNKDS; from the exons ATGTTGACCCAGCAGGGTGTGGCGCTGCAGAAGTACAACAACATGCTGGTCAAATTCGTAGAGGAGCTATGCCAGAA CAGGCAGATCCAGCAGGAGGAGGATGAGTAGCAGCAGCTGCAGAATGAGGTGAGGCAGCTGACAGAAAAGCTGGCCTACATCAGTGAGAACCTGACATACAAGACTGCCTTTCTCAGTAAG AAGTTCTACCAGACCATCGCGGAGACGGAGGCCATCTACCTCAAGATGCTGGAGAGCTCCCAGACTTTGCTCAGTGTCCTGAAGAGGGAAGCTGGGAACCTGACCAAGGCTACAGCCTCAGACCACAAAAGTAGCGGTAACAAGGACAGCTGA